Sequence from the Candidatus Accumulibacter similis genome:
GGAGTCGAGCCCGTACAGATCAAGCTTTACCGAACTCCAGTAGTGCGTCTGGCGCCGGTCGGTGAGCCAATCCACCAAGCCGGCCTCGATCGGATCGTCGATCTGATGGTCGAAGCAGTTCCCTGGAGTTGGAGTTGCCCCTATCGGGTGGACAGGTTAGCGCTTGGTTTTCAAGCGGGTTGAGCCTCCTCGGGCGTAGGGTTATCCACGGCGCCGCCGCTGGCCCCTCTCAGGCCAGAGGCGAGCGGCGCGGTGGATAACCCGGGTTCGGGGCTGGCTGACTGCACAGAGTGGTGGTGTTTCTTTTCGTAGTTCATGGGTGACAGATAGCCGAGCGCGGAATGGCGCCGGCGCGGGTTGTACCAGCCTTCGATCCAGGTGAACACGGCCAGGCGAGCCTCGGTTTTGGTGCGGAAGGTGTTGCGGTCCAGCAGTTCGCATTCCAGACTGGCAAAGAAACTCTCCGCCATGGCGTTGTCGTAGGCATCGCCTACGGTGCCCATGGACGGCTGGATGCCCATTTCCCGGGAGCGCTTGCCGAAGGCCAGGGCGGAATACTGGCTGCCTTGGTCGCTGTGGTGGATCACCCCGTGGGGTTTGCGCGTGGCCACGGCCATGTTGAGCGCCGAAAGCACGAGTTCCGTGCGCATATGCTCGCCGATGGACCAACCGACGACCCGCCGGCTGAACACGTCCAGCACCATGGCCAAATAGATGAAGCCCTGCCAGGTCGGCACGTAGGTCATGTCGGCCACCCAAAGGCGATTGGGTGCGTCCGCCACGAACTGGCGCTTTACCAGATCGGGCGCCGGATCACGGTCCGGATCACGCCGGGTGGTGACCACGTAGCCACGGCGGCGGCTCACGCCCTGCAAGCCCGCCAGGCGCATCAGGCGGGCGACCCGCTTCTGGCTGACGGTCTCGCCTTGCTCCAGCAGTTCGGCCCGAACCCGGGGGCGGCCGTAGCTCCCGCCGGATTCCTTGTGGATCAGCCGGATACGCTCGGTCAGCACGGCATTCGCCACGGCGCGCGGGCTGGGCGCCCGCTGTCGCCAAGCATAGAAGCCGCTGACCGAGACACGCAGCACGCGGCACAGGGTACGCACGGGGAAGTCGGCCTGGCGCGCCATCACGAGTTCGAAGAGTTCGAGGTGGAACCTTCGCTCCTTCTGGCGAACCAGGCCGTAGCCTTTGCCAAGATGTCGCGCTCCATCTTCAGCTGCCGGTTCTCCCGGCGCAGCTTGGCCAGTTCAGCCCGCTCGGTACTGCTCAAGCCCTCCTTGCCAGGCAAGGGCTTGCCGGCGTCGCGGGCTGCTTGCGCCAGCCAATTGACAATGGTCTGGCTGGTCGGCCCGAACTCCCGAGACAACTCTTGCGGGCTTCGGCCAGCCTGCGCCAGTTCGATGATCTGTTGGCGAAACTCCGCCGGGTACGGTGGTCTGCTTTGCGGCATCTTGGACTCCTTGTTGCGTAAGCATCAGGTGTCCACCGAAAAGGGTCAACTCCAGAGGGCGATCATGCTGACCGATCCGGACAGCGGCGGCCGCTCAGAGCTTGGGCGGCTGATCGATCGCATCCGGGCGCGCAGCGTGCGAAGCTTGTGGCTGTTGGCAACGCCAGAGGGCAAGCAGCTCACTAAGGGAATGCTTCGCCTGCGTTTCACAGCAGCGCGCGAGGCTGCAGCAGGTCGAGCTGAAGAGTCCGCGGATCTCGTCCTGGCGGCACGCATCAGGCAGTTTCAGTTCCGTGACGCGCGCCCAAAAGCGGCCAGCGAAATGGCCCTGGACCACGCCAGCGACCTGCTTGGGCACAGCGACAAGCAGATCACCAAGGTCGTCTATCAGCGCGTCGGCAAACGGGTGAAACCAACAAAGTAGCCGGGGTTGCGGAAATGATTTCCGCAAGTTGCGGAAATGGGGCGATTTCCAGGCAATGACAAGCGGCAACAGACTTCGAAAAACTAACCAGTAATCAGCAGGTTACTGGCGGAGAGGGAGGGATTCGAACCCTCGGTAGGCTCACACCTACGCCTGATTTCGAGTCAGGTACATTCGGCCACTCTGCCACCTCTCCGTCGGGCGCGAATATTAGCACAGGAACGCCCGCATGCACCGGTCGCGAACCTGGCCGCTGGAACTTTTCTGCGCCGGCGCCCCTGGACGCCCGATCGCCAGGCTGGCGCTGCCGGCACGCACTGGCGACGCGGACCCGCTCACTTCGCCACGATCGTCGCGATGCCGCCAAAATACGGCCGCAATACCTCCGGAATGCTGATGCTGCCGTCGGCGTTCTGATGGTTCTCCATCACCGCCACGAGCGTGCGCCCGACAGCGAGCCCCGACCCGTTCAGGGTATGCACGAGTTCGGTCCGGTTGCGCTCGTTGCGATAGCGCGCCTGCATTCGCCTCGCCTGGAAAGCCTCGAAGTTGGAGCACGAGGAGATCTCGCGGTAGGCGTTCTGCGCCGGCAGCCAGACCTCGAGATCGTAGGTCTTGGCCGACGAGAAGCCCATGTCGCCGGTGCACAGGGTGACCCGCCGGTACGGCAGCTCGAGCAGTTCAAGGATGCGCTCGGCATGCCCGGTCAGCTCCTCGTGCGCCGACTGCGAGTCTGCCGGGGCAACGATCTGCACCAGCTCGACCTTGTCGAACTGGTGTTGGCGGATCATGCCGCGGGTATCGCGACCGTAGGAGCCGGCTTCCGAGCGGAAACAGGGCGTGTGGCAGACGAGCTTGAGCGGCATATCGGTCGCCGCCAGAATCTCGTTGCGAACGATGTTGGTGACCGGCACTTCGGCGGTCGGAATCAGGTACAGCGGCTCGGCGTCGGGACGTGGAATGCGGAACAGATCCTCCTCGAACTTGGGCAACTGGCCGGTCCCGGTCAGGCTGGCGGCGTTGACTAGGTAGGGCGAGTAGACTTCCTGATAGCCGTGTTCGGCGGTGTGCGTATCGAGCATGAACTGCGCAAGGACGCGGTGCAGGCGCGCCAGCGGACCGCGGATCAGGCAGAAGCGCGTGCCGGCGATCTTGGCGGCGGTGGCGAAGTCAAGCTGAGCCAGGGCTTCACCGAGGTCGACATGATCCCTGACGGGGAAATCGAAGCTGCGTGGTGTTCCCCAGCGCTTCATCTCGGCGTTGTCGGCATCGGATCGGCCGACCGGCACGCTCTCGTGCGGCGGATTGGGCAGCGTCGCCAGAAAATCGTCGAGTTCCTTCAGCAACCCGCCAAGTCGTGCCTCATTGGTGTCCAGCTCTTCCTTCAGCGCCGCCACCTGCTGCATCAGCGGCGCGGCATCCTCGCCCCGTGCCCTGAGCACGCCAACCTGTTTCGACAGACTGTTGCGCGTCGCCTGCAATTCCTGCGTACGTGTCTGCAGTAGTTTCCGCTCGCTCTCCAGCCGCTGAAAACCGGCACGGTCGAGGATGAAGCCGCGTGTCGCGAGCCGCTCGGCGACGGCATCGATGTTGTTGCGCAACAGCTGGATGTCAAGCATGCTCAGTCCTTGTCTTCTCTTGCCTGGCGATCGAGTTCGCGCAGGTGGGCGAGCTTTTCGCCGATCCGGATCTCGAGCCCACGCGCCACCGGCCGATACCATTCGACCGTCGGCATGCCCTGCGGGAAGTAACTCTCGCCGGCGGCATAGGCTTCCGGCTCGTCGTGCGCATAGCGATAGTCCCTGCCGTGGCCAAGGGTCTTCATCAGCCGCGTCGGCGCATTGCGCAAGTGGAGCGGCACCGGCCGCGAAGCATCGCTGCCGATGAAGCCGCGCGCGGCATTATACGCGAGGTAGCCGGCGTTCGACTTGGCTGCCATCGCCAGGTAGAGGACCGCCTGCGCCAGCGCCAGCTCGCCCTCGGGTGAGCCGAGACGTTCGAAGGTTTCGGCAGCGTCGAGTGCGATGCGCGCGGCACGCGGGTCGGCCAGACCGACGTCTTCCCAGGCCATGCGAACGATCCGCCGCGCCAGGTAACGCGGGTCGGCGCCGCCATCGAGCATCCGGCAGAACCAGTACAGAGCCGCATCCGGCGAGGAACCACGGACGGCCTTGTGCAGCGCCGAAATCTGGTCGAAGAAGGCGTCGCCCCCCTTGTCGAATCGCCGC
This genomic interval carries:
- the serS gene encoding serine--tRNA ligase, whose amino-acid sequence is MLDIQLLRNNIDAVAERLATRGFILDRAGFQRLESERKLLQTRTQELQATRNSLSKQVGVLRARGEDAAPLMQQVAALKEELDTNEARLGGLLKELDDFLATLPNPPHESVPVGRSDADNAEMKRWGTPRSFDFPVRDHVDLGEALAQLDFATAAKIAGTRFCLIRGPLARLHRVLAQFMLDTHTAEHGYQEVYSPYLVNAASLTGTGQLPKFEEDLFRIPRPDAEPLYLIPTAEVPVTNIVRNEILAATDMPLKLVCHTPCFRSEAGSYGRDTRGMIRQHQFDKVELVQIVAPADSQSAHEELTGHAERILELLELPYRRVTLCTGDMGFSSAKTYDLEVWLPAQNAYREISSCSNFEAFQARRMQARYRNERNRTELVHTLNGSGLAVGRTLVAVMENHQNADGSISIPEVLRPYFGGIATIVAK